In one window of Halomarina pelagica DNA:
- a CDS encoding glutamate--tRNA ligase encodes MDDDLRARVERAAERSALYNALKHDSDAQVGAIMGPLMGANPEFREHGSEVPGVVAPVVERVNGLSAAERRERLAELDPDALAELEAEEEGDEDERALPDLPNAAEYEEIRMRLAPNPNGPWHLGNARMPAVIGTYKDRYDGWMLCRFDDTDPETKRPDLDAYDAILDAVDYLGFEPDEVIRASDRLETYYDHARELVELGGAYTCSCSAEAFSDLKNAGEPCPHREKDAETVRSEFEAMVDGEYRAGEMVLRVKTDVEHRNPALRDWVAFRIVDTPHPRPEAADYRCWPMLDFQSGIDDHLTGITHIVRGIDLQDSAKRQRFVYDYFGWEYPEVIHWGKIQLDAYDVKMSTSTIKELIERGELDGWDDPRAPTLASVRRRGIRGRAVVDALVELGTSTSDVDLAMSAIYARNRELIDDEADRRFLVRDGVEKQVVGGPEAGEPPVHPDHPERGTRRIPVEGSVLVEPDDVPANGERVWLKGFGCVRHTRDAFEFTGDDIDAVREEGVPVVHWVPADGSVPVTLRTMEGDVTGRAEPGIQGYEPDDVVQFERVGFARIDGVAGGDAEPSDGERVVAYYAHP; translated from the coding sequence ATGGACGACGACCTCCGAGCGCGCGTCGAGCGCGCGGCCGAGCGGAGCGCGCTCTACAACGCGCTCAAGCACGACAGCGACGCACAGGTGGGCGCGATCATGGGACCGCTGATGGGCGCGAACCCCGAGTTCCGCGAGCACGGGAGCGAGGTGCCGGGCGTCGTCGCGCCCGTCGTCGAGCGCGTCAACGGCCTCTCGGCGGCGGAGCGCCGCGAGCGCCTGGCGGAACTCGACCCCGACGCGCTGGCGGAACTCGAGGCCGAGGAGGAGGGTGATGAGGACGAGCGAGCGCTTCCCGACCTCCCGAACGCGGCGGAGTACGAGGAGATCCGCATGCGCCTCGCGCCGAACCCGAACGGGCCGTGGCACCTCGGCAACGCCCGCATGCCCGCCGTCATCGGGACGTACAAGGACCGCTACGACGGCTGGATGCTCTGTCGGTTCGACGACACCGACCCGGAGACGAAGCGCCCCGACCTCGACGCCTACGACGCTATCCTCGACGCCGTCGACTACCTCGGGTTCGAGCCGGACGAGGTGATCCGGGCGAGCGACCGCCTGGAGACCTACTACGACCACGCCCGCGAACTCGTCGAACTGGGCGGGGCGTACACCTGCTCCTGTTCCGCAGAGGCGTTCTCCGATCTCAAGAACGCGGGCGAACCCTGTCCCCACCGGGAGAAGGACGCAGAGACCGTCCGCTCGGAGTTCGAGGCGATGGTCGACGGCGAGTACCGCGCGGGCGAGATGGTCCTGCGCGTGAAGACCGACGTCGAGCACAGGAACCCCGCGCTGCGCGACTGGGTGGCGTTCCGAATCGTCGACACGCCCCACCCGCGCCCGGAGGCGGCAGACTACCGGTGCTGGCCGATGCTCGACTTCCAGTCCGGGATCGACGATCACCTGACCGGCATCACCCACATCGTCCGCGGGATCGACCTGCAGGACTCCGCAAAGCGTCAGCGGTTCGTCTACGACTACTTCGGCTGGGAGTACCCCGAGGTCATCCACTGGGGGAAGATCCAGCTCGACGCCTACGACGTGAAGATGTCCACCTCCACGATCAAAGAGCTGATCGAGCGGGGCGAACTCGACGGCTGGGACGACCCGCGCGCGCCGACGCTCGCCAGCGTGCGCCGGCGCGGGATCCGCGGGCGAGCGGTCGTGGACGCCCTCGTCGAACTCGGCACCTCCACGAGCGACGTGGACCTCGCCATGTCGGCCATCTACGCCCGGAACCGCGAGCTGATCGACGACGAGGCCGACCGCCGCTTTCTCGTGCGCGACGGGGTGGAGAAGCAGGTCGTCGGTGGACCGGAGGCGGGCGAGCCGCCGGTCCACCCGGACCACCCCGAGCGGGGGACGCGGCGCATCCCCGTCGAGGGGAGCGTCCTCGTCGAACCCGACGACGTGCCGGCCAACGGGGAGCGCGTCTGGCTGAAGGGCTTCGGCTGCGTCCGGCACACGCGCGACGCCTTCGAGTTCACCGGCGACGACATCGACGCCGTGCGCGAGGAGGGCGTCCCCGTCGTCCACTGGGTCCCCGCCGACGGGAGCGTGCCCGTCACCCTCCGCACGATGGAGGGCGACGTGACGGGGCGCGCCGAACCCGGCATCCAGGGGTACGAACCCGACGACGTGGTGCAGTTCGAGCGCGTCGGGTTCGCCCGGATCGACGGCGTGGCAGGGGGCGACGCGGAACCGTCGGACGGGGAGCGCGTGGTGGCGTACTACGCCCACCCGTAG
- a CDS encoding type IV pilin produces MTSRDRALSPLVGGVLVVGIVVLLAAVVATMALGFEDALVDPGPTVASGNTVRVELSGGEVDHSLALLHRAGATVDADALTVRVGSGDASVEYPLSSIDSPALADGRWGPGERVALDLDAETVCAGGGETAHVSVVHDAGRQSFLVSHREVPIERGQFVVRDTEVVPTARYTAAVTFVGTAWSSPYYDPPVTVRVTVGDEPVHSWTGVHDAQSTVGTYDVSTREAGTSLAVSASGYDGWDWRNVSESRHPSHMRVLRDGDPVPNLDAGDGQQSVAGYVSPYVKGDRVSLADNQAIFLFDFNTNTPASAVDYQDAVVLVSFFTQEETVQFRENRRGEDVVVCPGG; encoded by the coding sequence GTGACCTCCCGCGACCGCGCGCTCTCCCCGCTCGTCGGCGGCGTCCTCGTCGTCGGGATCGTCGTCCTCCTCGCGGCAGTCGTCGCCACGATGGCGCTCGGCTTCGAGGACGCGCTCGTCGATCCGGGCCCGACGGTCGCCTCCGGCAACACCGTCCGGGTCGAACTCAGCGGGGGAGAGGTCGACCACTCCCTCGCGCTCCTCCACCGCGCCGGCGCGACCGTCGACGCCGACGCCCTCACCGTTCGCGTCGGCTCCGGCGACGCGAGCGTCGAGTACCCCCTCTCGTCGATCGACTCCCCCGCGCTCGCCGACGGCCGGTGGGGCCCCGGCGAGCGCGTCGCCCTCGACCTCGACGCCGAGACGGTGTGCGCCGGCGGCGGCGAGACGGCGCACGTCTCGGTCGTCCACGACGCCGGACGGCAGTCGTTCCTCGTGAGCCACCGCGAGGTGCCCATCGAGCGCGGGCAGTTCGTCGTCCGCGACACCGAGGTCGTCCCGACGGCGCGGTACACCGCCGCGGTGACCTTCGTCGGGACGGCGTGGTCGTCGCCCTACTACGACCCGCCGGTGACCGTCCGGGTGACCGTCGGCGACGAACCCGTCCACTCGTGGACGGGCGTCCACGACGCCCAGTCGACGGTGGGAACGTACGACGTGTCCACCCGCGAGGCGGGGACGAGTCTCGCGGTGTCGGCGAGCGGCTACGACGGGTGGGACTGGCGGAACGTCAGCGAGTCCCGCCACCCGTCACACATGCGCGTCCTCCGCGACGGCGACCCCGTCCCCAACCTCGACGCCGGCGACGGCCAGCAGTCGGTCGCCGGGTACGTCTCGCCCTACGTCAAGGGCGATCGCGTCTCGCTCGCCGACAACCAGGCGATCTTCCTGTTCGACTTCAACACGAACACGCCGGCCTCGGCGGTCGACTACCAGGACGCGGTCGTGCTCGTCTCCTTCTTCACGCAGGAGGAGACGGTGCAGTTCCGCGAGAACCGTCGCGGGGAGGACGTCGTCGTCTGCCCCGGTGGGTGA
- a CDS encoding DUF4177 domain-containing protein, translating to MNDPHRWEYETLRPPREATKHEAADPKEALNELGTEGWELVCSVDYAGGGTKYLVLKRPLTDE from the coding sequence ATGAACGACCCCCATCGCTGGGAGTACGAGACGCTCCGACCGCCGCGGGAGGCGACGAAACACGAGGCGGCGGATCCGAAGGAGGCGCTGAACGAGCTCGGCACCGAGGGGTGGGAGCTCGTCTGCTCCGTCGACTACGCCGGCGGCGGGACGAAGTACCTCGTCCTCAAGCGCCCCCTGACCGATGAGTGA
- the idsA3 gene encoding geranylfarnesyl diphosphate synthase, with the protein MSAGRARVEAAIEDRRGEVNDAIAEMLPVKRPERLYEASRYLLDAGGKRLRPTMLLLAAEAVTDTEPRADDYRAFGPNELDVMAAAVSVEVIQSFTLIHDDIMDDDDLRRGVPSVHREYDTETAILAGDTLYSKAFECMLETGAPADRSVRALDTLATTCTKICEGQALDVDFEGRDDVTTDEYLEMIEHKTAVLYAAAAAIPAILLGADEAVVDALCGYGLDVGRAFQIQDDLLDLTVPSETLGKTRGSDLVEGKRTIVTLHAAERGVDVDALVDAERPDDVTEADIEAAVERLDAVGSIEYARGTARDLVARGKERLDVLPESEARTTLAGIADYLVDRTY; encoded by the coding sequence ATGAGCGCCGGGAGAGCGCGCGTCGAGGCGGCCATCGAGGACCGCCGCGGGGAGGTCAACGACGCCATCGCGGAGATGCTCCCCGTCAAGCGTCCGGAGCGCCTCTACGAGGCGTCCCGATACCTGCTCGACGCGGGCGGCAAGCGACTGCGCCCGACGATGCTCCTGCTCGCCGCGGAGGCGGTCACCGATACGGAACCGCGAGCCGACGACTACCGCGCGTTCGGTCCGAACGAACTCGACGTCATGGCCGCCGCCGTCTCCGTCGAGGTCATCCAGTCGTTCACGCTCATCCACGACGACATCATGGACGACGACGACCTCCGTCGCGGCGTCCCGTCGGTCCACCGGGAGTACGACACGGAGACCGCCATCCTCGCGGGAGACACCCTCTACTCGAAGGCGTTCGAGTGCATGCTCGAGACCGGCGCGCCGGCCGATCGGTCGGTGCGCGCGCTCGACACGCTCGCCACCACCTGCACGAAGATCTGCGAGGGGCAGGCCCTCGACGTGGACTTCGAGGGGCGCGACGACGTGACGACCGACGAGTACCTCGAGATGATCGAGCACAAGACCGCGGTGCTGTACGCCGCCGCCGCGGCCATCCCCGCGATCCTGCTCGGCGCGGACGAGGCGGTCGTCGACGCGCTCTGCGGCTACGGGCTCGACGTCGGCCGGGCGTTCCAGATCCAGGACGACCTCCTCGACCTCACCGTCCCGAGCGAGACGCTCGGCAAGACGCGGGGGAGCGACCTCGTAGAGGGCAAGCGAACCATCGTCACCCTGCACGCCGCAGAGCGGGGCGTCGACGTGGACGCGCTCGTCGACGCGGAGCGCCCAGACGACGTCACCGAAGCGGACATCGAGGCCGCGGTCGAGCGCCTCGATGCGGTCGGGAGCATCGAGTACGCCCGCGGAACGGCGCGGGACCTCGTCGCCCGGGGGAAGGAGCGCCTCGACGTCCTCCCCGAGTCCGAAGCCCGGACGACGCTCGCGGGCATCGCGGACTACCTCGTCGACCGCACCTACTGA
- a CDS encoding ribonuclease J produces the protein MEVEIATIGGYEEVGRQMTAVRAGDDVVVFDMGLNLSQVLIHDNLETERLHSLDLIDMGAIPDDRVMSDLEGDVQAIVPTHGHLDHIGALSKLAHRYDAPIVATPFTIELVKQQIQSEEKFGVQNDLVPMEAGETMRIGDTGQVELEFVNVTHSIIDAINPVLHTPEGAVVYGLDKRMDHTPVLGDPIDMPRFREIGREGNGVLCYIEDCTNAGRKGRTPSEAVARRHLKDVLTSVEDYDGGIVATTFSSHIARVTSLVEFAKDIGRQPVLLGRSMEKYSGTAERLNFVDFPEDLGMYGHRKSVDRTFKRIMNEGKENYLPIVTGHQGEPRAMLTRMGRGETPYDLEDGDKVIFSARVIPEPTNEGQRYQSEKLLKMQGARIYDDVHVSGHLREEGHYEMLRALQPQHVIPAHQDMKGFAPYTDLAAGQGYKLGRDLHVTRNGNMIQLTE, from the coding sequence ATGGAAGTCGAAATCGCAACGATCGGCGGTTACGAAGAGGTCGGCCGGCAGATGACGGCCGTCCGTGCCGGGGACGACGTCGTCGTCTTCGACATGGGTCTCAACCTCTCGCAGGTACTGATTCACGACAACCTCGAGACCGAGCGGCTGCACAGCCTCGACCTGATCGACATGGGCGCGATCCCGGACGACCGCGTCATGTCCGACCTGGAGGGCGACGTGCAGGCCATCGTGCCGACACACGGTCACCTCGACCACATCGGCGCGCTCTCGAAGCTCGCCCACCGCTACGACGCGCCCATCGTGGCGACGCCGTTCACCATCGAACTCGTCAAGCAGCAGATCCAGAGCGAGGAGAAGTTCGGCGTCCAGAACGACCTCGTCCCGATGGAGGCGGGCGAGACGATGCGCATCGGCGACACGGGCCAGGTCGAACTGGAGTTCGTCAACGTCACCCACTCGATCATCGACGCGATCAACCCCGTCCTCCACACGCCCGAGGGGGCGGTCGTCTACGGGCTGGACAAGCGCATGGACCACACGCCGGTGCTGGGCGACCCCATCGACATGCCGCGCTTCCGCGAGATCGGCCGCGAGGGCAACGGCGTCCTCTGCTACATCGAGGACTGCACGAACGCGGGTCGGAAGGGTCGCACCCCGAGCGAGGCCGTCGCGCGACGCCACCTGAAGGACGTGCTGACGAGCGTCGAGGACTACGACGGCGGCATCGTCGCCACGACGTTCTCGAGTCACATCGCCCGCGTGACGAGCCTCGTCGAGTTCGCGAAGGACATCGGCCGCCAGCCGGTCCTGCTCGGACGCTCGATGGAGAAGTACTCGGGCACCGCAGAGCGGCTGAACTTCGTCGACTTCCCCGAGGACCTCGGGATGTACGGCCACCGCAAGTCCGTCGACCGGACGTTCAAGCGCATCATGAACGAGGGCAAGGAGAACTACCTGCCCATCGTGACGGGCCACCAGGGCGAACCGCGCGCCATGCTCACCCGGATGGGGCGGGGGGAGACGCCCTACGACCTCGAGGACGGCGACAAGGTCATCTTCAGCGCGCGGGTGATCCCCGAGCCGACCAACGAGGGCCAGCGCTACCAGTCCGAGAAGCTGCTGAAGATGCAGGGCGCGCGCATCTACGACGACGTCCACGTCTCCGGGCACCTCCGCGAGGAGGGCCACTACGAGATGCTCCGGGCGCTCCAGCCCCAGCACGTCATCCCGGCCCACCAGGACATGAAGGGCTTCGCGCCCTACACGGACCTCGCGGCCGGCCAGGGCTACAAGCTCGGCCGCGACCTGCACGTCACGCGAAACGGGAACATGATCCAGCTGACGGAATGA
- a CDS encoding isopentenyl phosphate kinase → MTTILKLGGSVVTDKDTPETVDAAALDRIAAAVSAADDDLVLVHGGGSFGHHHASEHGISRTRGTHDYEGVVAVHAAMKRLNDTVLDAFHAQDVPAVPVHPFSAGFRNAVSDLVLPTGQVRVLVREGFVPVVHGDVIAHEGKGATVVSGDELVVELADHLDADRVGLCSAVPGVYDEDGEVIERVESLEQIGGAIGGSDSTDVTGGMAAKVRELLSLSVPAFVFELDEVEAFLAGDDPGTRVG, encoded by the coding sequence ATGACCACGATACTGAAACTCGGCGGGAGCGTCGTCACGGACAAGGACACGCCGGAGACGGTCGACGCGGCGGCGCTCGACCGGATCGCGGCCGCGGTCTCGGCGGCGGACGACGACCTCGTGCTGGTCCACGGCGGCGGGTCGTTCGGCCACCACCACGCGAGCGAGCACGGCATCAGTCGGACGCGGGGGACCCACGACTACGAGGGCGTGGTCGCGGTCCACGCCGCGATGAAGCGCCTCAACGACACGGTCCTCGACGCGTTCCACGCCCAGGACGTGCCGGCCGTCCCGGTCCACCCGTTCTCGGCGGGTTTTCGCAACGCGGTGAGCGACCTCGTGCTCCCGACCGGACAGGTCCGGGTGCTCGTCCGGGAGGGGTTCGTCCCCGTCGTCCACGGCGACGTCATCGCCCACGAGGGCAAGGGCGCGACCGTCGTCAGCGGCGACGAACTGGTCGTCGAACTCGCGGACCACCTCGACGCCGACCGCGTCGGCCTCTGTTCGGCCGTCCCGGGCGTCTACGACGAGGACGGCGAGGTGATCGAGCGCGTCGAGTCGCTCGAACAGATCGGGGGTGCGATCGGCGGGAGCGACTCGACGGACGTCACCGGCGGGATGGCCGCGAAGGTGCGCGAACTGCTATCGCTTTCCGTCCCCGCGTTCGTCTTCGAACTCGACGAGGTGGAGGCGTTTCTCGCGGGCGACGATCCGGGGACGCGCGTCGGGTAG
- the mvk gene encoding mevalonate kinase has protein sequence MTVSSAPGKLYLFGEHAVVYGEPAVGCAIDRRARVTAHRRDDDRLQVEARDLTLDGFTVEYSGGANDQLDVNVPTPLVEAAMGYVDGAVEQAREAAAAPDAGLDLIVESEIPLGAGLSSSAAVIVATIDAAARELGVELSSEELADRAYRVEHDVQDGQASRTDTFCSTVGGAVRVEGDDCERIEDIPDLPLVVGYDGGAGDTGDLVAGVRALREEYDFAADTVGAIGDVVRQGERALAEDDVEEVGRLMDFNHGLLSALGVSSRSLDAMVWAARDADALGAKLTGAGGGGCIVALDETAGAQTALRYTPGCEDAFRAELDREGVRAEG, from the coding sequence ATGACCGTTTCGAGCGCGCCGGGCAAACTATACCTCTTCGGCGAGCACGCCGTCGTCTACGGCGAGCCGGCGGTCGGCTGTGCTATCGACCGTCGGGCGCGGGTGACCGCCCATCGCCGCGATGACGACCGCCTCCAGGTGGAGGCCCGCGACCTGACTCTCGACGGGTTCACCGTCGAGTACAGCGGCGGCGCGAACGACCAGTTGGACGTGAACGTGCCCACGCCGCTCGTGGAGGCGGCGATGGGCTACGTCGACGGGGCCGTCGAGCAGGCCCGCGAGGCCGCCGCCGCCCCGGACGCCGGCCTCGACCTGATCGTCGAGAGCGAGATCCCGCTGGGGGCGGGGTTGAGTTCGTCGGCGGCCGTCATCGTCGCGACCATCGACGCCGCGGCCCGCGAACTCGGCGTCGAACTGTCGTCCGAGGAACTGGCCGACCGCGCGTATCGAGTCGAACACGACGTACAGGACGGCCAGGCGTCCCGCACCGACACGTTCTGCTCGACGGTGGGCGGGGCCGTCCGGGTCGAGGGCGACGACTGCGAGCGTATCGAGGACATCCCGGACCTGCCGCTCGTCGTCGGCTACGACGGCGGCGCGGGCGACACCGGCGACCTCGTCGCCGGGGTGCGCGCGCTCCGCGAGGAGTACGACTTCGCCGCCGACACGGTGGGGGCGATCGGCGACGTGGTCCGTCAGGGCGAGCGCGCGCTGGCCGAGGACGACGTCGAGGAGGTCGGCCGCCTGATGGACTTCAACCACGGCCTGCTCTCGGCGCTCGGCGTCTCCTCGCGCTCGCTCGACGCGATGGTGTGGGCCGCCCGCGACGCGGACGCGCTCGGGGCGAAGCTGACCGGCGCGGGCGGGGGCGGGTGTATCGTCGCGCTCGACGAGACGGCAGGCGCGCAGACGGCGTTGCGCTACACGCCCGGCTGCGAGGACGCGTTCCGCGCCGAACTCGACCGCGAGGGGGTGCGCGCCGAGGGATGA
- a CDS encoding winged helix-turn-helix domain-containing protein, which translates to METALWYMLAGARGGPNRIRIVRALRERPRNANQLAEDLGLDYTTIRYHLDVLMDHDVVRNSGGGYGTVYLLTDRIERNWTTVESVIDTLEDA; encoded by the coding sequence ATGGAGACGGCCCTCTGGTACATGCTGGCCGGCGCTCGCGGCGGGCCGAACCGCATCCGCATCGTTCGTGCGCTGAGAGAGCGCCCGCGGAACGCCAACCAGCTCGCGGAGGACCTCGGCCTCGATTACACGACGATTCGCTACCACCTCGACGTGCTCATGGACCACGACGTGGTCAGGAACAGCGGCGGCGGGTACGGGACGGTGTACCTGCTGACCGATCGGATCGAGCGCAACTGGACGACCGTCGAGTCCGTCATCGACACGCTGGAGGACGCATGA
- a CDS encoding COG4315 family predicted lipoprotein, translating to MKRRTLIRGAVATGGVASFGALAGCARTGDDGGDGATGGTNETTDTGDTANDSDDTTTDTGDGDGDGGTATATVRTATVDPYGEILTDAEGMTLYLFTKDEGGASVCYDDCATAWPPLTASGQPSAGTGVTARLGTAERTDGSTQVTAAGHPLYYYEPDEAPGDAKGQGVGGVWFVVGPDGTRVTEGATGGTDTPGENDTSSDDGTSGGGADGGNGSGSDGGSGGGYY from the coding sequence ATGAAACGACGAACGCTCATCAGGGGTGCGGTCGCGACCGGCGGTGTCGCTTCCTTCGGCGCACTCGCGGGGTGTGCACGGACCGGCGACGACGGTGGCGACGGCGCAACCGGCGGAACGAACGAGACGACCGACACCGGCGACACGGCGAACGACAGCGACGACACGACGACCGACACCGGCGACGGCGACGGCGACGGTGGAACGGCCACGGCGACGGTTCGAACGGCGACGGTGGATCCCTACGGCGAGATACTGACCGACGCCGAGGGGATGACGTTGTACCTGTTCACGAAGGACGAGGGCGGAGCCAGCGTCTGTTACGACGACTGTGCGACGGCCTGGCCGCCGTTGACCGCGAGCGGGCAGCCCAGCGCGGGAACGGGCGTGACGGCACGGCTCGGAACCGCCGAACGGACGGACGGCTCCACGCAGGTCACGGCGGCGGGTCACCCGCTCTACTATTACGAACCGGACGAGGCCCCCGGCGACGCGAAGGGGCAGGGCGTCGGCGGCGTCTGGTTCGTCGTCGGTCCGGATGGAACGCGGGTGACGGAAGGTGCCACCGGTGGTACCGATACCCCTGGCGAGAACGACACGTCGAGCGACGACGGTACGTCGGGCGGTGGTGCCGACGGCGGGAACGGGAGCGGGAGCGACGGAGGAAGCGGCGGCGGGTACTACTGA
- the rpsB gene encoding 30S ribosomal protein S2: MSDNEEGLEELADEEAAAADAPESEDREESTDAETPAADEAAEPETEDAPSDEAGANPDSDPEPEEEESGPAFDEDVMPDEEADLLIPVEDYLAAGVHIGTQQKTKDMERFIHRVRTDGLYVLDVSQTDERIRTAAKFLANYQPEQILVASSRQYGRFPAEKFADAVGARARTGRFIPGTLTNPQYAGYIEPDVVVVTDPIGDSQAVKEAITVGIPVVAMCDSNNQTSNVDIVVPTNNKGRKALSVVYWLLANETLDNRGAEPAYALEDFEAGI; encoded by the coding sequence ATGAGCGACAACGAAGAAGGACTCGAGGAACTCGCCGACGAGGAGGCCGCCGCTGCGGACGCCCCCGAGAGCGAGGACCGAGAGGAGTCCACCGACGCAGAGACGCCCGCCGCCGACGAGGCGGCCGAACCGGAGACCGAGGACGCACCCTCGGACGAGGCGGGGGCGAACCCCGATTCCGACCCCGAACCGGAGGAGGAGGAGTCGGGACCCGCCTTCGACGAGGACGTCATGCCCGACGAGGAGGCGGACCTCCTGATCCCGGTCGAGGACTACCTCGCTGCCGGCGTCCACATCGGGACCCAGCAGAAGACGAAGGACATGGAGCGGTTCATCCACCGCGTCCGCACCGACGGGCTGTACGTGCTCGACGTGAGCCAGACCGACGAGCGCATCCGCACGGCGGCGAAGTTCCTCGCGAACTACCAGCCCGAGCAGATCCTCGTCGCCTCCTCGCGCCAGTACGGTCGCTTCCCGGCGGAGAAGTTCGCCGACGCCGTCGGCGCGCGCGCCCGCACCGGGCGCTTCATCCCCGGCACGCTGACGAACCCGCAGTACGCGGGTTACATCGAACCCGACGTGGTCGTCGTCACCGATCCCATCGGCGACAGCCAGGCCGTGAAGGAGGCGATCACCGTCGGCATCCCAGTCGTGGCGATGTGCGACTCGAACAACCAGACGAGCAACGTCGACATCGTCGTCCCGACGAACAACAAGGGGCGCAAGGCGCTGTCGGTCGTCTACTGGCTGCTCGCGAACGAGACGCTCGACAACCGCGGCGCGGAACCGGCCTACGCGCTCGAGGACTTCGAAGCCGGTATCTGA
- the eno gene encoding phosphopyruvate hydratase, whose protein sequence is MTLITEIRLRRILDSRGNPTVEAEVTTESGGFGRGAAPSGASTGEYEAIELPAEEAIARARELAVPRLEGQVYAGDQRSVDRVLREADGTENFGEIGANSAVAISMAAAKAGADMLGAPLYQHLGGAFRGNEFPTPLGNVIGGGEHAADATDIQEFLAAPVGAPSVADAVFANAAVHGEVSDVLAERGVPAAKGDEGAWAPAIDDAEAFEVVAEAVSTVEDDVGFEIGIGLDVAASELFDGDVYQYADVERTPDEQIDYVADLVEEYDLVYVEDPLDEDDFDGFAALTERVGSEALICGDDLFVTNTERLTTGIERGAANSILVKPNQIGTLTDAFDAIELAVENGYAPVVSHRSGETEDTTIAHLAVATAAPFIKTGAVGGERTAKLNELIRIEENA, encoded by the coding sequence GTGACGCTCATCACCGAGATCCGGCTCCGCCGAATCCTCGACTCGCGGGGCAACCCGACGGTCGAGGCGGAGGTCACCACCGAGAGCGGCGGGTTCGGGCGCGGTGCCGCCCCGAGCGGTGCCTCGACGGGCGAGTACGAGGCCATCGAACTCCCCGCCGAGGAGGCCATCGCCAGGGCGCGCGAACTCGCGGTCCCCCGGCTGGAGGGGCAGGTCTACGCGGGCGACCAGCGGTCGGTCGACCGGGTGCTCCGGGAGGCGGACGGGACGGAGAACTTCGGCGAGATCGGCGCGAACAGCGCCGTCGCGATCAGCATGGCCGCCGCGAAGGCCGGGGCGGACATGCTCGGCGCGCCGCTCTACCAGCACCTCGGGGGCGCGTTCCGCGGGAACGAGTTCCCGACGCCGCTCGGCAACGTCATCGGCGGCGGCGAGCACGCCGCGGACGCGACGGACATCCAGGAGTTCCTCGCCGCGCCCGTCGGCGCGCCGAGCGTCGCCGACGCCGTCTTCGCCAACGCGGCCGTCCACGGCGAGGTCAGCGACGTCCTCGCCGAACGCGGCGTCCCCGCGGCGAAGGGCGACGAGGGCGCGTGGGCCCCCGCCATCGACGACGCCGAGGCGTTCGAGGTGGTCGCCGAGGCCGTCTCGACCGTCGAGGACGACGTCGGTTTCGAGATCGGCATCGGGCTGGACGTGGCCGCCTCGGAACTGTTCGACGGCGACGTCTATCAGTACGCCGACGTCGAGCGCACGCCCGACGAGCAGATCGACTACGTCGCCGACCTGGTCGAGGAGTACGACCTCGTCTACGTCGAGGACCCGCTCGACGAGGACGACTTCGACGGCTTCGCCGCGCTGACCGAGCGCGTGGGCAGCGAGGCGCTGATCTGCGGCGACGACCTCTTCGTCACCAACACGGAGCGGCTCACGACGGGGATAGAACGCGGGGCGGCCAACAGCATCCTGGTGAAACCGAACCAGATCGGGACGCTGACCGACGCCTTCGACGCGATCGAACTCGCGGTGGAGAACGGCTACGCGCCGGTGGTCTCCCACCGTAGCGGCGAGACGGAGGACACGACGATAGCACACCTGGCCGTGGCGACCGCGGCTCCCTTCATCAAGACGGGGGCGGTCGGCGGCGAGCGAACCGCGAAACTCAACGAACTCATTCGAATCGAGGAAAACGCATGA
- a CDS encoding DNA-directed RNA polymerase subunit K — MAQQRHNRYEKARIIGARALQVSYGAPVLVDSEQTEPILIAAEEYDAGVLPFTVHRGGKNA, encoded by the coding sequence ATGGCACAACAACGACACAATCGGTACGAGAAAGCCCGCATTATCGGCGCGCGAGCGCTGCAGGTCTCCTACGGCGCGCCGGTGCTGGTGGATTCTGAGCAGACGGAACCCATCCTGATCGCCGCCGAGGAGTACGACGCGGGGGTACTGCCGTTCACCGTCCACCGAGGGGGGAAGAACGCGTGA
- a CDS encoding DNA-directed RNA polymerase subunit N codes for MMIPVRCFTCGKVVGEYWDEYERRTEEEGEPAAAVLDDLGVERACCRRMLVSHKDLVDIVSPYQ; via the coding sequence ATGATGATACCCGTCCGGTGTTTCACGTGCGGCAAGGTCGTCGGCGAGTACTGGGACGAGTACGAGCGTCGGACCGAGGAGGAGGGCGAGCCGGCGGCGGCGGTGCTCGACGACCTCGGCGTCGAACGCGCGTGCTGCCGACGGATGCTCGTCTCGCACAAGGACCTCGTCGACATCGTCTCCCCGTACCAGTGA